The following are encoded together in the Prionailurus viverrinus isolate Anna chromosome B3, UM_Priviv_1.0, whole genome shotgun sequence genome:
- the THBS1 gene encoding thrombospondin-1, translated as MGLAWGLSVLFLLHVCGSNRIPESGGDNSVFDIFELTGAARKGSGRRLVKGPDSSSPAFRIEDANLIPPVPDDKFQDLVDAVRAEKGFLLLASLRQMKKTRGTLLAIERKDHSGQVFSVVSNGKAGTLDLSLTVQGMQHVVSVEEALLATGQWKSITLFVQEDRAQLYIDCEKMENAELDVPIQSIFTRDLANVARLRIAKGGVNDNFQGVLQNVRFVFGTTPEAILRNKGCSSSTNVLLTLDNNVVNGSSPAIRTNYIGHKTKDLQAICGISCDELSSMVLELRGLRTIVTTLQDSIRKVTEENKELANELRRPPLCYHNGVQYRNNEEWTVDSCTECRCQNSVTICKKVSCPIMPCSNATVPDGECCPRCWPSDSADDGWSPWSEWTSCSVTCGNGIQQRGRSCDSLNNRCEGSSVQTRTCHIQECDKRFKQDGGWSHWSPWSSCSVTCGDGVITRIRLCNSPSPQMNGKPCEGEARETKACRRDACPINGGWGPWSLWDICSVTCGGGVQTRSRLCNNPTPQFGGKDCVGDATENQICNKQDCPIDGCLSNPCFAGVKCTSYPDGSWKCGACPPGYSGNGIQCKDIDECKEVPDACFNHNGEHRCENTDPGYNCLPCPPRFTGPQPFGRGVEYATANKQVCKPRNPCTDGTHDCNKNAKCSYLGHYSDPMYRCECKPGYAGNGIICGEDTDLDGWPNEDLVCVANATYHCKKDNCPNLPNSGQEDYDKDGIGDACDDDDDNDKIPDDRDNCPFHYNPAQYDYDRDDVGDRCDNCPYNHNPDQADTDNNGEGDACAADIDGDGILNERDNCQYVYNVDQRDTDMDGVGDQCDNCPLEHNPDQLDSDSDRIGDTCDNNQDIDEDGHQNNLDNCPYVPNANQADHDKDGKGDACDHDDDNDGIPDDRDNCRLVPNPDQKDSDGDGRGDACKDDFDHDNVPDIDDICPENIDISETDFRRFQMIPLDPKGTSQNDPNWVVRHQGKELVQTVNCDPGLAVGYDEFNAVDFSGTFFINTERDDDYAGFVFGYQSSSRFYVVMWKQVTQSYWDTNPTRAQGYSGLSVKVVNSTTGPGEHLRNALWHTGNTPGQVRTLWHDPRHIGWKDFTAYRWRLSHRPKTGFIRVVMYEGKKIMADSGPIYDKTYAGGRLGLFVFSQEMVFFSDLKYECRDS; from the exons ATGGGGCTGGCCTGGGGACTCAGTGTCCTCTTCCTGTTGCATGTATGTGGCTCCAACCGTATTCCAG AATCCGGGGGAGACAACAGCGTGTTCGACATCTTTGAACTCACGGGCGCTGCCCGGAAGGGCTCTGGGCGCCGGCTGGTGAAGGGTCCTGACTCTTCCAGCCCAGCTTTCCGCATCGAGGATGCCAACCTGATCCCCCCTGTGCCTGATGACAAGTTCCAAGACCTGGTGGATGCCGTGCGGGCAGAGAAAGGCTTCCTTCTCTTGGCCTCCCTGAGGCAGATGAAGAAGACCCGAGGCACACTGCTGGCCATAGAACGGAAAGACCACTCTGGCCAGGTTTTCAGTGTGGTCTCCAATGGCAAGGCGGGCACCCTGGACCTGAGCCTAACCGTGCAGGGGATGCAGCATGTGGTGTCGGTGGAAGAAGCGCTCCTGGCGACCGGCCAATGGAAGAGCATCACCCTGTTTGTGCAGGAGGACAGGGCCCAGCTGTACATCGACTGTGAGAAGATGGAGAACGCCGAGCTGGATGTCCCCATCCAAAGCATCTTCACCAGGGACCTGGCCAACGTTGCCAGACTCCGCATCGCAAAAGGAGGTGTCAATGACAATTTCCAG GGGGTGCTGCAGAATGTGAGGTTCGTCTTCGGAACCACACCAGAAGCCATCCTCAGGAACAAAGGCTGTTCGAGCT CTACCAACGTTCTTCTCACCCTCGACAACAACGTGGTAAACGGCTCCAGCCCTGCCATCCGGACTAACTACATTGGCCACAAGACAAAGGATCTGCAAGCCATCTGTGGCATTTCCTGCGATGAGCTGTCCAGCATGGTCCTGGAGTTGAGGGGCCTGCGCACCATCGTGACCACGCTCCAGGACAGCATCCGCAAAGTG aCTGAAGAGAACAAGGAGTTGGCCAATGAGCTGAGGAGGCCTCCCCTCTGCTACCACAACGGAGTTCAGTACAGGAATAATGAGGAATGGACTGTTGATAGCTGCACGGAGTGTCGCTGTCAG AACTCTGTTACCATCTGCAAAAAAGTGTCCTGCCCCATCATGCCCTGCTCCAATGCCACAGTTCCCGATGGAGAATGCTGCCCACGGTGTTGGC CCAGCGACTCTGCGGATGATGGCTGGTCCCCGTGGTCTGAGTGGACCTCCTGCTCTGTGACCTGTGGCAACGGAATCCAGCAACGCGGTCGCTCCTGTGACAGCCTCAACAACCGCTGCGAGGGCTCCTCCGTCCAGACTCGGACCTGCCACATTCAGGAGTGTGACAAGAGAT TTAAACAGGATGGCGGCTGGAGCCACTGGTCCCCGTGGTCGTCTTGTTCTGTGACATGCGGTGATGGTGTGATCACAAGGATCCGACTCTGCAATTCCCCTAGCCCCCAGATGAACGGGAAGCCATGTGAAGGCGAAGCTCGAGAGACCAAGGCCTGCAGGAGAGACGCGTGCCCCA TCAATGGAGGCTGGGGTCCCTGGTCACTGTGGGACATCTGTTCTGTCACCTGCGGAGGAGGGGTGCAGACACGTAGCCGGCTCTGCAACAACCCCACACCCCAGTTTGGAGGCAAGGACTGTGTTGGTGATGCGACAGAAAACCAGATCTGCAACAAGCAGGACTGTCCAATTG ATGGATGCCTGTCCAATCCCTGCTTTGCTGGGGTCAAGTGTACCAGTTACCCTGACGGCAGCTGGAAATGTGGTGCTTGTCCCCCCGGCTACAGTGGAAATGGCATCCAGTGCAAAGACATCGATGAG TGCAAAGAAGTACCTGACGCCTGCTTCAACCACAACGGGGAGCACAGGTGTGAGAACACGGACCCGGGCTACAActgtctgccctgccccccacgcTTCACTGGCCCGCAGCCCTTCGGCCGGGGTGTGGAATATGCCACCGCCAACAAACAG GTATGCAAGCCCCGCAACCCCTGCACAGATGGGACACACGACTGCAACAAGAACGCCAAGTGCAGCTACCTGGGCCATTACAGTGACCCCATGTACCGCTGTGAGTGCAAGCCCGGCTACGCAGGCAATGGCATCATCTGCGGTGAGGACACGGACTTGGACGGCTGGCCCAACGAGGACCTGGTGTGCGTGGCCAATGCCACCTACCACTGCAAAAAG GATAATTGCCCCAACCTTCCCAACTCCGGGCAGGAAGACTATGACAAGGATGGAATTGGTGACGCCTGTGATGACGACGATGACAATGATAAAATCCCAGATGACAGG gacaaCTGTCCATTCCACTATAACCCAGCCCAGTATGACTATGACCGGGATGACGTGGGAGACCGCTGTGACAACTGCCCCTACAACCACAACCCAGATCAGGCTGACACAGACAACAACGGGGAAGGAGATGCCTGCGCCGCTGACATCGACGGGGATG GTATCCTCAATGAACGAGACAACTGCCAGTACGTCTACAACGTGGACCAGAGGGACACGGATATGGATGGGGTCGGCGATCAGTGTGACAACTGCCCCCTGGAACACAACCCAGATCAG CTCGACTCTGACTCAGACCGCATCGGAGACACCTGTGACAACAATCAGGATATTGATGAAGATGGCCACCAGAACAACCTGGACAATTGTCCCTATGTGCCCAATGCCAACCAGGCTGACCATGACAAGGACGGCAAGGGAGACGCCTGTGACCATGATGATGACAACGATGGCATTCCTGATGATAGGGACAACTGCAGACTCGTGCCCAATCCTGACCAGAAGGATTCTGACG GTGACGGTCGAGGTGATGCTTGCAAAGATGATTTTGACCATGACAATGTGCCAGACATCGATGACATCTGTCCCGAAAACATTGATATCAGTGAGACCGATTTCCGCCGATTCCAGATGATTCCTCTAGATCCCAAAGGGACGTCCCAAAATGACCCTAACTGGGTGGTGCGCCATCAGGGTAAAGAACTCGTCCAGACTGTCAACTGCGATCCAGGACTTGCTGTAG gtTACGATGAGTTTAATGCAGTGGACTTCAGTGGCACCTTCTTCATCAACACTGAGAGGGATGATGACTATGCTGGATTTGTGTTTGGCTACCAGTCTAGCAGCCGCTTTTATGTGGTGATGTGGAAGCAAGTCACCCAGTCCTACTGGGACACCAACCCCACTAGGGCTCAGGGATACTCAGGCCTTTCTGTGAAAGTGGTGAACTCCACAACAGGGCCAGGCGAGCACCTACGGAACGCCCTGTGGCACACGGGAAACACCCCCGGCCAG gtGCGCACTCTGTGGCATGACCCTCGTCACATAGGCTGGAAAGATTTCACTGCCTACAGATGGCGTCTCAGCCACCGACCAAAGACGGGTTTCATTAG AGTGGTGATGTATGAAGGGAAGAAAATCATGGCTGACTCAGGACCCATCTACGACAAAACCTATGCTGGAGGCAGACTGGGGTTGTTTGTCTTCTCTCAAGAAATGGTGTTCTTCTCCGACCTGAAATACGAATGCAGAG ATTCCTAA
- the LOC125168230 gene encoding 60S ribosomal protein L28-like, translating into MSARLQWVVVQNCSSFLIKRKKQVYITESNKLKAHNSLCYKGLMHRQTVGVKPAAKGKRVVVVVMKRKSGQ; encoded by the coding sequence ATGTCTGCCCGCCTACAATGGGTGGTCGTGCAGAACTGCTCCAGCTTCCTGATCAAGAGGAAGAAGCAGGTGTACATCACAGAGTCCAATAAGCTGAAGGCTCACAACTCCCTCTGCTACAAGGGGCTGATGCACCGCCAGACTGTGGGCGTGAAGCCGGCAGCCAAGGGCAAAAGGGTAGTAGTGGTGGTCATGAAGCGGAAATCTGGCCAGTGA